In Bdellovibrionales bacterium, the following proteins share a genomic window:
- a CDS encoding class I SAM-dependent RNA methyltransferase: protein MPTLLGCMKQAQFSCEIAPLCSGCPTHHLDFEIQTSLKINQLLSKLEKLGLSLKFKPKIHSIALGGLRDRTDLVIESTDNENHIGLYHINSKNVLDMPDCPQLSPSLRKWFKEFRKDLPPIKRGSVRLRTSPAERFGVWLDFSNKDVKGLLDEQNWLLRLMKKAQVEIGQKRKALYLENGRLSLGKPRHDPWFETYDLSGRSIPLYCSIASFTQPGFRANLRLVNEVVKSVLECGGKRWIELFCGVGNFTIPLAMEKIEMTGFDVDRFALAGAQRSISELKSPIMCDFKYGNANKKLAIPRLDSYDGLLVDPPRSGLKSVLDHIKDHDRKCRPRHLVYVSCHTPSLCSDLAILFDLGYQLVRATGIDQFPMTPHCEWIVSLSQLPT from the coding sequence ATGCCAACTCTATTGGGCTGTATGAAACAAGCTCAGTTTTCCTGCGAAATCGCACCTCTCTGTTCTGGCTGCCCCACTCATCATCTGGATTTTGAAATCCAGACTTCTCTCAAAATAAACCAACTTTTGAGCAAGCTTGAAAAGCTTGGGTTGAGTCTAAAATTCAAGCCAAAGATCCATTCGATCGCCCTGGGTGGGCTTCGCGATCGTACTGATTTAGTCATTGAATCAACTGACAATGAAAATCACATTGGGCTCTATCATATCAACTCAAAAAATGTTCTTGATATGCCAGATTGCCCGCAACTTTCCCCTTCTCTTCGGAAATGGTTCAAAGAATTCAGAAAAGATCTGCCTCCCATCAAACGAGGCTCCGTTCGATTGCGAACATCTCCGGCCGAAAGATTCGGCGTGTGGCTTGATTTTTCAAATAAAGACGTAAAGGGTCTTTTAGACGAACAAAATTGGCTCTTGCGCCTGATGAAAAAAGCACAAGTTGAGATAGGCCAAAAGCGAAAAGCCCTCTACTTGGAGAATGGACGACTCTCGTTAGGTAAACCAAGGCATGACCCTTGGTTTGAAACTTATGATTTGTCGGGAAGAAGTATTCCGCTTTATTGTTCAATAGCTTCTTTCACTCAGCCGGGATTCAGAGCAAATCTTCGACTGGTCAACGAAGTCGTTAAGTCTGTCCTTGAGTGCGGAGGAAAACGTTGGATTGAGCTCTTTTGTGGCGTCGGAAATTTCACAATTCCGTTGGCTATGGAGAAAATTGAAATGACGGGCTTCGATGTGGATCGTTTCGCACTCGCTGGAGCTCAAAGGTCGATCTCAGAACTCAAGTCCCCCATTATGTGTGATTTTAAGTACGGAAACGCAAACAAAAAGCTAGCGATTCCTCGATTGGATTCCTATGACGGCCTATTGGTTGATCCACCTCGGTCCGGCCTCAAAAGCGTTCTCGATCATATCAAAGACCATGATCGAAAGTGTCGTCCTCGTCATTTGGTCTATGTTTCTTGTCACACTCCGAGCCTTTGCTCAGACTTAGCCATTTTATTTGATCTGGGATATCAGTTGGTGCGGGCTACCGGCATCGATCAGTTCCCCATGACTCCCCATTGCGAATGGATCGTTTCCCTCAGTCAACTTCCCACTTAA